From Paraburkholderia flava, a single genomic window includes:
- a CDS encoding lysine exporter LysO family protein, whose translation MQTLTMAVLPILIALAVGYATGRIINSGARTSLARLITPLVWLLLFSIGYQFGDVLGRASEARHAIMLALLLAVLTTAFPWLLIVLAHRPDVTLVRTVNRERVKSDAVLKPIKECAIALLMVVSGVLISFVKLPVFLSGVPLPSTNQLLYTLIWLVGVDLVGITVSRKWLSVRTLAIPALVVLGSLAGGVIASMVGGQPLKVALALSSGFGWFTLSGVLMAKYMGNTYGTIALLTDLFRELLAIVLLYSLGARFSQPCIGASGATALDSTLPIIKQTCRATEVPTALVSGLILTLIAPFLITLFLMR comes from the coding sequence ATGCAAACGCTCACGATGGCCGTTCTTCCGATACTCATTGCGCTGGCAGTGGGTTATGCCACCGGACGGATCATCAACTCCGGAGCCCGGACCAGTCTGGCCCGGCTGATCACGCCACTCGTATGGCTTCTCCTCTTTTCGATCGGGTACCAGTTTGGTGACGTCCTTGGAAGAGCGAGTGAGGCGAGGCACGCAATCATGCTCGCGCTCCTGCTTGCCGTTCTGACGACGGCATTTCCTTGGCTATTGATTGTTCTCGCGCACCGTCCTGACGTAACGCTCGTTCGGACCGTGAATCGGGAGCGCGTGAAATCTGATGCGGTTCTAAAACCAATTAAGGAATGCGCTATAGCACTTCTGATGGTCGTGAGCGGCGTGTTGATCAGCTTTGTCAAATTACCCGTGTTTCTGTCGGGCGTGCCGCTTCCTTCTACCAATCAGCTTCTTTATACGTTGATCTGGCTGGTGGGTGTCGATCTGGTAGGAATCACTGTCAGCAGGAAATGGCTCTCGGTCAGAACGCTCGCGATCCCTGCCCTCGTCGTACTTGGATCACTGGCGGGAGGGGTAATCGCTTCAATGGTGGGCGGGCAACCACTAAAAGTTGCGCTTGCGCTGTCAAGCGGCTTCGGGTGGTTCACCTTGTCAGGCGTGCTGATGGCCAAGTACATGGGGAATACGTACGGCACGATAGCATTACTCACGGACCTGTTTCGGGAATTGCTTGCAATCGTACTCCTGTACAGCCTGGGGGCGCGATTTTCTCAGCCCTGTATTGGCGCGAGTGGTGCAACGGCTCTGGATTCGACACTTCCGATTATCAAGCAGACATGTCGGGCGACTGAGGTTCCGACCGCGCTCGTCAGCGGTCTCATCCTGACGCTAATCGCCCCATTTCTGATCACTCTTTTCTTGATGAGATGA
- a CDS encoding MFS transporter has product MGPITTSPSQSVIANEPGRRAEAAYWLLWLAMLSTTTGSMLLLLGLASILYVERGSSLAAGVVFISQWLLPIFLVGWLGRLGRFRQPVRVLACLEFFQLVMLLPVASNLLVVAFVGLVARGVLEAIARSLRSTALKLYIPASRLEKAATLFNASQYLGVAAGGVLSYAGIKNLDVHVLIGVAAGCHVLSLAMYLACPRLLSTRSIESREARVGVWRNAVREIRINPTLRQSIVQLTLYTAILQGFHTVARAALPVALLDGGVKSGLLLQAGIGPVILIALALYGYLVKRDVPRTTLAQMTLIIAGSCVTILPLSRNMASGFITYWIFFFCFELAYTKLSNDVLLSVDRRVVADVSMVYNSIVTACLAVSVMIIGFVADRIGFKDVCFVVGGAAIISALCSVFILRRGESDVTTPD; this is encoded by the coding sequence ATGGGCCCGATCACTACGTCGCCCAGTCAGAGTGTTATCGCTAATGAGCCCGGACGTCGAGCCGAAGCCGCTTATTGGCTGTTGTGGCTTGCGATGCTATCGACCACTACCGGCTCGATGCTCTTGCTGCTCGGGCTCGCATCAATCCTGTACGTGGAGCGTGGTTCTTCCTTGGCCGCCGGCGTCGTGTTCATCAGTCAGTGGCTGCTCCCCATTTTCCTGGTCGGATGGTTGGGGCGACTTGGTCGATTCCGACAGCCTGTCCGCGTGCTGGCATGCCTCGAGTTCTTTCAACTGGTTATGCTGTTGCCGGTTGCGAGCAATCTTCTTGTGGTCGCTTTCGTCGGACTGGTAGCTCGTGGCGTACTGGAGGCAATAGCCCGCTCGCTCAGAAGTACGGCACTGAAGCTTTACATTCCTGCCAGTCGTCTCGAGAAAGCGGCCACGCTTTTCAATGCGTCCCAATACCTCGGTGTCGCGGCAGGCGGTGTGTTGTCTTACGCAGGCATCAAAAATCTGGACGTCCATGTATTGATTGGAGTTGCAGCAGGGTGTCATGTGTTGAGTCTTGCGATGTATCTGGCCTGCCCACGCTTGCTTTCGACGCGCTCGATAGAGTCGCGCGAAGCACGCGTTGGCGTGTGGAGAAACGCGGTTCGAGAGATCAGGATTAACCCGACACTTAGGCAATCAATTGTTCAACTGACGCTTTACACTGCGATCTTGCAAGGTTTCCACACCGTCGCACGCGCCGCGCTGCCGGTCGCATTGCTGGATGGCGGCGTCAAAAGCGGATTGCTGCTACAAGCCGGCATCGGGCCGGTCATCCTGATCGCGCTAGCTCTGTACGGCTATCTCGTTAAGCGCGACGTGCCTAGGACTACTTTGGCACAAATGACTCTGATTATCGCAGGCTCATGCGTAACCATATTGCCGCTCAGCAGAAACATGGCCTCTGGTTTCATCACATACTGGATTTTTTTCTTCTGTTTCGAACTGGCCTACACCAAGCTGAGCAATGACGTTCTGCTGTCGGTTGACCGTCGTGTCGTAGCGGATGTCAGTATGGTTTACAATTCCATTGTGACAGCCTGCCTTGCCGTGTCCGTAATGATAATCGGCTTCGTAGCCGATAGAATCGGATTTAAAGATGTTTGTTTTGTCGTTGGCGGTGCCGCAATAATATCTGCACTGTGTTCGGTATTTATCTTACGGCGCGGCGAGTCTGACGTTACTACTCCCGATTAG
- a CDS encoding VOC family protein, which yields MKFDHVGIQVRQLDTCISWYKAVFNAAQNWTLTEFSHLTLRRLPGITVLTEIQSDEIKLHLFERSELTLSGDRITKFQHIAINVAREARLEELQQLASVANKRFGLLSEISEIVWDKNGVGSLYLADPEGNEFEITHSRERS from the coding sequence ATGAAATTCGATCATGTCGGCATTCAGGTGCGGCAACTGGATACGTGTATTTCTTGGTACAAGGCCGTCTTCAACGCAGCGCAAAATTGGACGTTGACCGAATTTTCTCATCTCACATTACGTAGGCTTCCCGGCATTACCGTTCTGACGGAAATCCAGTCCGATGAAATCAAGCTGCATTTGTTCGAACGCAGCGAGCTAACCTTATCAGGCGACCGGATCACGAAGTTTCAGCACATTGCGATCAATGTCGCGCGGGAAGCACGACTTGAAGAACTCCAGCAGCTCGCGTCGGTGGCAAACAAACGATTTGGACTACTGAGCGAAATCAGCGAAATCGTGTGGGACAAGAACGGCGTTGGGAGTCTGTATCTCGCTGATCCGGAAGGGAACGAGTTTGAAATTACGCATTCCCGCGAGCGGAGCTGA
- a CDS encoding NAD(P)-dependent oxidoreductase translates to MFNQIFITDDVYLSDHALREVCSLSTMPLLYQSSAGGRLDGCDAILASWGATLDAPFFAQFGALRYVGLRCTSTGKVDVDFLNRRNVPWTNLGRYGDFGTCEFVIQQLLNITRTHAANTLSVSQRELRGKTLGIIGFGGVGQLVGEAALGLGMQVFVATRGGRPESMRDSLTRCRFGSIDEVVAAADFISIHTPAYTPVLSRDVLMRARREVVMTVTTLGLPFLLDDIAAFLLAEPTRQVVCDLCAASHLSPDELPENFDVVQVYSARTHESVERAERELVDNLRYHAGGFAHA, encoded by the coding sequence ATGTTCAATCAAATCTTCATTACCGACGATGTCTACCTGAGCGACCACGCGTTACGCGAGGTCTGTTCGCTGAGCACAATGCCCTTGCTATACCAGTCGAGTGCCGGCGGTCGGCTCGACGGCTGCGACGCGATCCTCGCCAGCTGGGGTGCAACGCTGGATGCTCCGTTCTTTGCCCAGTTCGGTGCACTGCGTTATGTTGGTTTGCGCTGCACCTCCACCGGGAAGGTCGACGTGGACTTCCTTAACCGGCGAAACGTTCCCTGGACCAATCTGGGCCGATATGGCGACTTTGGCACCTGCGAATTTGTGATTCAGCAATTGCTCAACATCACGCGAACGCACGCAGCAAACACCTTGAGCGTTAGCCAGCGCGAGCTTCGCGGAAAGACGCTCGGCATCATCGGCTTCGGCGGGGTAGGCCAGCTCGTGGGCGAAGCCGCACTCGGTCTCGGGATGCAAGTGTTCGTTGCTACCCGCGGTGGCCGACCTGAGAGCATGCGAGACTCACTGACCCGGTGCCGCTTCGGTTCAATCGACGAAGTGGTGGCAGCCGCCGATTTCATCTCGATCCACACGCCGGCCTATACGCCCGTTCTGTCTCGCGACGTCCTGATGCGCGCCAGGCGTGAGGTCGTAATGACTGTCACGACACTCGGGCTACCGTTTCTGCTGGACGATATCGCGGCGTTTCTGCTCGCGGAACCCACGCGGCAAGTGGTCTGCGACCTTTGCGCGGCCAGTCATCTTTCACCAGATGAGTTGCCGGAGAACTTCGATGTCGTGCAGGTCTACTCGGCCCGCACGCACGAGTCTGTCGAACGCGCAGAGCGTGAACTCGTCGATAACCTGCGGTATCACGCAGGAGGTTTTGCTCATGCATGA